From a single Bacillus sp. NEB1478 genomic region:
- the pyrF gene encoding orotidine-5'-phosphate decarboxylase: protein MENPVIVALDFENGNKAKEFLLSFEGLTPYVKVGMELFYAEGIPFLNWLKERNFPIFLDLKLHDIPTTVYKAMKVLGSTGVDMINVHAAGGTSMMKAAKEGLLDSGAHQTKLIAVTQLTSTDEKMLHTELLIKQANLLECVTHYASLAKQSGLDGVVCSAHEVESIKAACGKSFLTVTPGIRMSNQQVHDQVRVSTPCDAAHKGVDYMVIGRNITQSDEPVKVYEKIIKEWREVHENNNRSTIA from the coding sequence ATGGAAAACCCCGTTATCGTCGCTTTAGATTTTGAAAATGGTAATAAAGCAAAGGAATTTTTATTATCTTTTGAAGGATTGACTCCTTATGTAAAAGTAGGAATGGAACTGTTTTATGCGGAGGGAATTCCTTTTTTAAACTGGTTAAAAGAACGGAATTTTCCTATTTTCTTAGATTTAAAACTTCATGATATTCCAACGACTGTTTATAAAGCCATGAAAGTACTTGGATCGACCGGTGTCGATATGATAAATGTGCATGCTGCAGGTGGAACGAGTATGATGAAAGCGGCAAAAGAAGGCTTGCTCGACTCAGGTGCACACCAAACAAAATTAATTGCTGTTACACAATTAACAAGCACAGACGAAAAAATGCTCCATACTGAACTTTTGATCAAACAGGCAAATTTGCTAGAATGTGTAACTCATTACGCATCATTAGCAAAACAATCGGGGTTGGATGGAGTCGTATGCTCTGCTCATGAAGTAGAGAGCATCAAAGCAGCATGCGGCAAGTCCTTTTTAACCGTAACACCTGGAATTCGAATGTCAAACCAACAAGTACATGATCAAGTGAGGGTATCCACACCGTGTGACGCTGCTCACAAAGGCGTAGACTACATGGTTATCGGAAGAAATATAACGCAGTCTGATGAACCTGTTAAGGTGTATGAAAAAATCATAAAAGAATGGAGAGAAGTTCATGAAAACAACAATCGCTCAACAATTGCTTAA
- a CDS encoding dihydroorotate dehydrogenase encodes MNRLNVNLPGLQMKNPILPASGCFGFGKEYAKWYDLSVLGGITIKAATLDGRFGNPTPRVAETESGMLNAIGLQNPGVKKIMEQEIPELEPFRIPILANIAGSTEEEYIEVTKQISDHPLVSAVELNISCPNVKEGGIQFGIDYKSAASLTRKVKAASSKPVYVKLSPNVANIVEMALAVEEAGADGLSMINTLIGMKLDWRTGAPILANRTGGLSGPAIKPVAVRMIYEVSSKVSLPIIGMGGVSCAEDVIEMMSAGASAVAVGTANFVNPYTCPEIIEKLPSLLDEIGVDQISELTGRSTVKWKTPLSSL; translated from the coding sequence ATGAATCGGCTAAACGTAAATTTGCCAGGTCTTCAAATGAAAAATCCCATTTTACCTGCTTCAGGCTGCTTCGGATTCGGGAAAGAATACGCGAAATGGTATGACTTAAGTGTTTTAGGAGGCATTACAATAAAAGCTGCCACGTTAGATGGACGCTTCGGCAATCCAACACCGCGAGTTGCAGAAACAGAAAGTGGCATGTTAAACGCCATAGGTCTGCAAAATCCAGGGGTGAAAAAAATTATGGAACAAGAAATTCCTGAGCTTGAACCATTTAGGATCCCCATCCTTGCTAATATCGCAGGATCTACAGAAGAAGAGTACATCGAAGTAACAAAACAGATTTCTGACCATCCATTAGTTTCGGCAGTTGAACTTAACATTTCTTGTCCGAATGTGAAAGAAGGCGGAATCCAGTTTGGTATCGACTACAAGTCCGCTGCTTCACTTACCCGAAAAGTAAAAGCGGCTTCTTCAAAACCAGTCTATGTGAAGCTTTCACCGAACGTTGCTAACATCGTAGAGATGGCTTTAGCCGTCGAAGAAGCAGGAGCAGATGGATTATCGATGATTAACACATTAATCGGTATGAAATTGGATTGGAGAACAGGTGCACCCATTTTGGCAAACAGAACTGGCGGGCTATCTGGTCCTGCTATTAAACCTGTTGCGGTCCGCATGATCTATGAAGTGAGCAGTAAAGTATCTCTTCCGATAATCGGTATGGGAGGCGTCAGCTGTGCAGAAGACGTAATAGAAATGATGTCAGCCGGAGCATCAGCTGTTGCAGTTGGAACAGCTAACTTTGTAAACCCATATACTTGTCCAGAAATTATTGAGAAACTGCCGTCATTGCTTGATGAAATTGGTGTCGATCAAATCAGTGAACTGACAGGGAGGAGCACAGTAAAATGGAAAACCCCGTTATCGTCGCTTTAG
- a CDS encoding dihydroorotate dehydrogenase electron transfer subunit, with translation MKKHLLTVLSNKEIAQRIFEMKLSGPGVKMMVTPGQFLHVKVGDHSSKLLRRPLSICDVDLENEVVTLLYRAHGDGTVQLSEKQTGQKVDVLGPLGNGFTTETINPEKKALLVGGGIGVPPLYYLGKKLVEKGIEVSFVLGFQSENDSFYVGRFQEIGETHVTTIDGSLGTRGFVTDAMDSLLTDGTSIYSVGPAVMLKAVEEKAAGLEGYLSLEERMGCGLGACFACVCPADTRESGYVKICSDGPVFKMGEVVL, from the coding sequence ATGAAAAAACATCTTCTGACAGTTCTATCTAATAAGGAGATTGCACAGCGTATATTTGAAATGAAATTGTCAGGTCCTGGTGTAAAAATGATGGTTACACCGGGGCAGTTTCTCCATGTAAAAGTTGGGGATCATTCCAGCAAGCTATTAAGAAGACCGCTGTCAATTTGCGATGTTGACCTAGAAAATGAAGTGGTTACACTACTTTACCGCGCGCATGGAGATGGAACGGTACAACTCAGTGAAAAACAAACAGGTCAAAAAGTTGATGTTCTTGGTCCGTTAGGAAACGGATTTACAACAGAAACAATAAATCCTGAAAAAAAAGCATTGTTGGTCGGTGGAGGAATCGGAGTGCCTCCTCTCTATTATCTCGGTAAAAAATTGGTAGAAAAAGGAATCGAAGTTTCATTTGTTCTAGGTTTTCAATCTGAAAATGACAGCTTTTATGTTGGGAGATTTCAAGAAATCGGAGAGACACATGTTACAACCATTGATGGTTCACTCGGCACAAGAGGTTTCGTAACGGATGCGATGGATTCTCTTTTAACTGATGGAACGTCCATTTATTCGGTAGGACCTGCAGTAATGCTGAAGGCTGTGGAAGAAAAGGCGGCTGGATTAGAGGGCTATCTGTCACTTGAAGAACGTATGGGTTGCGGATTAGGAGCGTGTTTCGCCTGTGTATGTCCAGCAGATACAAGAGAATCAGGATATGTGAAAATCTGCAGTGATGGTCCAGTATTTAAAATGGGGGAGGTCGTGTTATGA
- the carB gene encoding carbamoyl-phosphate synthase large subunit produces the protein MPKRHDIRKILVIGSGPIVIGQAAEFDYAGTQACQALKEEGYEVVLVNSNPATIMTDPNMADKVYIEPLTLEFVSRIIRQERPDGLLATLGGQTGLNLAVELSDSGILKEYNVELLGTKLHSIQQAEDRDLFRDLMNKLNEPVPESAIVRNMDEAKVFVKENGYPVIIRPAFTLGGTGGGIVSNEEEFLEITPAGLHASPVGQVLIEKSIAGFKEIEYEVMRDKNDTAIVVCNMENFDPVGIHTGDSIVVAPSQTLSDRDYQMLRNASLKIIRALEIEGGCNVQLALDPNSSQYYIIEVNPRVSRSSALASKATGYPIAKLAAKIAVGYTLDEVKNPVTGTTFACFEPALDYIVSKIPRWPFDKFEGANRKLGTQMKATGEVMAIGRNFEESLLKAVRSLEISAFHIELKGKDFSKNEIEEKILEADDERLFYIAEGLRIGITVEEIHEWTKIDYFFLEKLQGIILLEKRMKERKNDTSLLRKAKEKGFSDRWIAEAWGIDEFELYKLRTEEGIKPVFKMVDTCAAEFESETPYYYGTYAEEDESVITDKKSVVVLGSGPIRIGQGIEFDYATVHTVWAIQEAGYEAIIINNNPETVSTDFSMSDKLYFEPLTIEDVMHVIDHEKPEGVIVQFGGQTAINLSEELERRGIKILGTSIDSMDLAEDRERFEQVMKKLEIPQPAGKTAFSVTDAVAIASTIGYPVLVRPSYVLGGRAMEIVYQESELLQYMENAVKVNPDHPVLVDRYLIGKEIEVDAISDGTDVFIPGMMEHIERAGVHSGDSIAVYPPQTLPAAIKEKIIDRTISIAKGLKIIGLLNIQFVWHKDEVYVLEVNPRSSRTVPFLSKITGVPMANVATKIILGETLTSLGYETGYQEEADEVSVKVPVFSFAKLRRVDTYLGPEMKSTGEVMGRDKNLQKALYKGLIASGMKIPAYGTVLFTVADKDKTEALKMVKRFSEIGYSIMATEGTAHMIEKENIPVEVVGKIGSPGRNLLEVIRKGEVQFVVNTLTKGKQPARDGFRIRRECAEGGVVCLTNLDTAVALLEVLESISFSAHALSSFTKREKVFV, from the coding sequence ATGCCTAAACGACATGATATTCGAAAGATTTTAGTAATCGGTTCTGGACCTATTGTAATTGGACAAGCAGCTGAATTTGATTATGCAGGAACTCAAGCGTGTCAAGCTTTAAAAGAAGAGGGATATGAAGTTGTACTTGTAAACTCGAACCCAGCAACAATCATGACGGATCCGAATATGGCAGATAAAGTGTACATTGAACCATTAACACTTGAGTTTGTAAGCAGAATCATCCGTCAAGAACGTCCAGACGGACTTCTCGCAACACTGGGCGGCCAAACAGGTTTAAACTTAGCAGTTGAACTTTCAGATTCAGGTATTTTAAAAGAATATAACGTTGAATTATTAGGAACGAAGCTTCATTCAATCCAGCAAGCGGAAGATCGCGATTTGTTCAGAGACTTGATGAACAAACTCAATGAACCTGTTCCTGAGAGTGCAATCGTTAGAAACATGGATGAAGCAAAAGTTTTTGTAAAAGAGAACGGTTATCCAGTCATAATTCGACCAGCGTTCACATTAGGCGGAACAGGCGGAGGTATAGTCAGCAACGAAGAAGAATTTTTGGAAATTACACCGGCAGGGCTGCATGCAAGCCCAGTAGGACAAGTGTTAATTGAAAAAAGCATTGCTGGTTTCAAAGAGATTGAATATGAAGTGATGAGAGATAAAAATGATACAGCGATCGTTGTATGTAATATGGAAAACTTTGACCCAGTAGGGATTCATACTGGTGATTCCATCGTAGTCGCACCGAGCCAGACATTGTCAGACCGTGACTATCAGATGCTCCGCAACGCTTCATTGAAAATAATTAGAGCACTTGAAATAGAAGGGGGCTGTAACGTTCAGCTCGCACTCGATCCAAACAGCTCTCAATATTACATTATTGAAGTCAATCCGCGAGTGAGCCGTTCATCAGCTTTGGCATCAAAAGCAACAGGTTATCCAATCGCTAAACTAGCTGCCAAAATTGCAGTAGGCTACACACTTGATGAGGTGAAGAACCCTGTCACAGGGACAACGTTTGCCTGTTTTGAGCCAGCACTGGATTACATTGTTTCAAAAATTCCGAGATGGCCATTTGATAAGTTTGAAGGAGCGAACCGTAAGCTAGGAACTCAAATGAAAGCAACGGGAGAAGTAATGGCAATCGGACGCAACTTTGAAGAGTCTCTTTTAAAAGCCGTCCGGTCACTTGAAATTTCAGCTTTTCATATTGAGCTAAAAGGGAAAGATTTTTCAAAAAATGAAATAGAGGAAAAAATTCTTGAAGCGGATGATGAGCGTTTGTTTTATATCGCGGAAGGTCTTAGAATCGGAATCACTGTTGAAGAAATACATGAATGGACGAAAATCGACTACTTCTTTTTAGAAAAATTGCAAGGCATTATATTACTAGAGAAAAGAATGAAAGAACGTAAAAACGATACCAGTCTTTTACGAAAAGCGAAAGAAAAAGGATTTAGTGACAGATGGATCGCTGAAGCCTGGGGTATAGATGAATTTGAACTTTATAAGCTTAGAACAGAAGAAGGAATAAAACCTGTTTTTAAGATGGTGGATACATGTGCAGCTGAATTTGAATCGGAAACACCATATTATTACGGAACATATGCAGAAGAAGACGAGTCGGTTATTACGGATAAAAAGAGCGTTGTCGTTCTAGGATCAGGACCAATCAGAATCGGGCAAGGAATTGAGTTCGATTATGCAACGGTTCATACAGTATGGGCGATACAGGAAGCAGGATATGAAGCGATCATTATCAATAACAATCCTGAAACTGTATCGACTGACTTCAGTATGTCTGACAAATTATACTTTGAACCACTTACAATTGAAGATGTAATGCATGTCATCGACCACGAAAAACCAGAAGGAGTAATCGTTCAATTCGGAGGACAAACAGCAATCAATCTTTCAGAAGAGCTTGAAAGAAGAGGAATTAAGATTTTAGGAACATCAATTGACAGTATGGACCTTGCAGAAGACAGGGAGCGGTTTGAGCAAGTAATGAAAAAGCTGGAGATTCCACAGCCTGCTGGAAAGACGGCATTCTCAGTAACAGATGCAGTTGCTATCGCATCAACGATCGGCTATCCGGTACTTGTTCGCCCTTCTTATGTTCTTGGCGGAAGAGCAATGGAGATTGTTTATCAGGAAAGTGAACTTCTGCAATATATGGAAAATGCGGTTAAAGTAAACCCGGATCATCCGGTACTGGTCGATCGTTATCTTATAGGAAAAGAAATTGAAGTAGATGCGATTTCTGACGGAACTGATGTTTTTATACCAGGTATGATGGAACATATTGAACGGGCTGGTGTTCATTCAGGTGATTCAATCGCTGTATATCCTCCGCAAACCTTGCCAGCAGCAATTAAAGAAAAAATCATTGATCGTACGATTTCGATCGCAAAAGGTTTGAAGATTATCGGATTGCTGAACATCCAGTTTGTCTGGCACAAAGATGAAGTATATGTATTAGAAGTGAACCCGCGTTCGAGCAGAACAGTGCCGTTTTTAAGCAAAATTACTGGAGTACCTATGGCGAATGTTGCGACTAAAATTATTTTAGGAGAAACCTTAACTTCACTTGGATATGAAACAGGCTATCAAGAGGAAGCAGATGAAGTATCTGTGAAAGTACCAGTGTTCTCTTTTGCAAAACTTAGAAGAGTAGATACTTACCTCGGGCCTGAGATGAAGTCAACAGGTGAAGTAATGGGTCGTGATAAGAATCTTCAAAAAGCGCTTTACAAAGGACTTATTGCATCAGGTATGAAGATTCCAGCATACGGAACCGTACTCTTTACAGTAGCTGATAAAGATAAAACTGAAGCTCTTAAAATGGTAAAAAGATTTTCTGAGATCGGTTATTCGATCATGGCGACTGAAGGAACTGCACATATGATTGAAAAGGAAAATATTCCAGTAGAAGTTGTCGGGAAGATCGGCAGTCCAGGCAGAAATTTATTAGAAGTTATTAGAAAAGGCGAAGTTCAGTTTGTAGTAAACACGCTAACTAAAGGAAAACAGCCTGCTAGAGATGGTTTCAGAATCAGAAGAGAATGTGCAGAAGGCGGCGTTGTCTGCTTAACGAACTTAGATACAGCAGTTGCCCTTTTAGAAGTACTAGAATCCATCTCTTTTTCAGCACACGCACTGTCATCATTTACAAAACGTGAAAAGGTGTTTGTATGA
- a CDS encoding dihydroorotase, which yields MGYLLKNGSVLDGNNQLIKQDILIVENKIKEIGTHLAVEQHEVLDVSGKLITPGFVDLHVHLREPGGEHKETIDSGTKAALKGGYTTLAAMPNTRPVPDSIETMGLVQKKINETANCRVLPYASITIRQIGKEMTDFNALLNKGAFAFTDDGVGVQSAGMMLSAMKEASKQGAVIVAHCEDNTLLTKGAAFHEGNFTEKEGLPGIPSVSESVHIARDILLAEAADARYHVCHVSTKESVRVIKDAKRAGIKVSAEVTPHHLILCDQDIKSNDTHYKMNPPLRSSADREALIQGLKEGTLDFIATDHAPHSEEEKKQSVDLAPFGIVGLETAFPLLYTELVINQKVLTLQELVDMMTKKPADTFNLPYGYLIEGAPADITIIDLEHEEVINAEKFVSKGKNTPFNGWICKGWPAATIFNGKLVYQKEESFV from the coding sequence ATGGGTTATTTACTAAAAAATGGTAGTGTTTTAGATGGGAACAACCAATTAATTAAACAAGATATTCTGATTGTAGAAAATAAGATTAAAGAAATAGGTACCCACTTAGCCGTTGAACAGCATGAAGTACTTGATGTCAGCGGGAAGCTTATTACTCCTGGATTTGTCGACCTGCACGTACATTTAAGAGAGCCAGGCGGCGAGCATAAAGAAACGATTGACTCGGGAACAAAAGCCGCTCTCAAAGGCGGATATACAACGCTTGCAGCTATGCCGAACACTCGGCCAGTTCCGGACTCGATCGAAACGATGGGGCTTGTACAAAAAAAGATAAATGAAACCGCAAACTGCAGGGTTTTACCCTACGCATCGATCACGATTAGACAGATTGGAAAAGAAATGACTGATTTTAACGCTTTATTGAACAAAGGAGCTTTTGCATTTACCGATGATGGTGTTGGAGTACAATCAGCTGGCATGATGCTGAGTGCAATGAAAGAAGCCAGCAAACAAGGCGCTGTTATAGTAGCACATTGTGAAGACAATACCCTCTTAACGAAAGGGGCTGCATTTCACGAAGGGAATTTTACCGAAAAAGAAGGTTTGCCTGGGATTCCATCAGTGAGTGAATCGGTCCATATTGCAAGGGATATTTTGCTCGCTGAAGCGGCTGACGCAAGGTACCATGTTTGTCATGTGAGTACAAAAGAATCAGTCAGAGTGATTAAAGATGCAAAGCGAGCAGGTATAAAAGTGAGTGCAGAAGTAACGCCTCATCACTTGATCCTTTGTGATCAAGATATAAAAAGCAACGATACTCATTATAAAATGAATCCACCTTTAAGAAGTTCTGCAGACCGGGAAGCTTTGATCCAAGGTTTAAAGGAAGGGACATTGGATTTTATCGCTACCGATCATGCACCGCATAGTGAGGAAGAAAAAAAACAAAGTGTTGATCTTGCTCCATTTGGAATTGTGGGTCTTGAAACGGCATTTCCACTTCTTTACACAGAACTAGTAATAAACCAAAAGGTATTAACGTTACAAGAACTGGTAGATATGATGACAAAAAAACCTGCTGATACATTCAATCTGCCTTATGGTTACTTAATAGAAGGTGCACCAGCTGATATCACTATCATAGATTTGGAACATGAAGAAGTAATTAATGCAGAAAAGTTTGTTTCTAAAGGAAAAAATACCCCTTTTAATGGCTGGATTTGTAAAGGATGGCCAGCAGCAACGATATTTAACGGTAAGCTTGTTTATCAAAAGGAGGAGAGCTTCGTATGA
- a CDS encoding aspartate carbamoyltransferase catalytic subunit: MNHLLSMSELTLNDIQYILNKATDYINGKKEHRIQDHMVANLFFEPSTRTRFSFEAAEHRLGLKPMNVEGSSSSLQKGESLYDTLRTLEEIGVSAFVIRHPQDRYFDGLAEKLNVPIINAGDGCGNHPTQSLLDLLTIQQEFIVLQGLTIVIVGDILHSRVARSNAEVLRKMGARVLFSGPEEWFVDEWRNDFIPMDEAVKTADVMMMLRIQHERHSKSMLLPKEEYHQKFGLTLEREKKMKPHSIIMHPAPVNRGVELADELVECPRSRIFKQVQNGVYIRMAVLKWALNTNQEAVANGLFTKKW, translated from the coding sequence ATGAATCATCTACTTTCAATGAGCGAGCTGACGTTAAATGATATTCAGTACATTCTTAACAAAGCAACAGATTATATCAATGGGAAAAAAGAACACCGTATACAAGATCATATGGTTGCAAACTTATTTTTTGAACCAAGTACAAGAACAAGGTTTAGTTTTGAAGCAGCAGAACACAGACTTGGGCTTAAGCCAATGAATGTAGAAGGAAGCAGCTCGAGTCTTCAAAAGGGTGAATCACTGTATGACACTTTGAGGACACTCGAAGAAATCGGGGTATCAGCTTTTGTTATAAGACATCCACAAGATCGTTATTTTGATGGGTTAGCTGAAAAATTAAATGTACCTATTATCAATGCGGGTGATGGGTGCGGCAATCATCCGACTCAATCACTCCTTGATCTATTAACGATTCAGCAAGAATTCATTGTTCTGCAAGGGCTGACTATAGTGATCGTGGGAGATATTCTCCATAGCCGAGTCGCTCGATCAAATGCGGAAGTCCTCAGAAAAATGGGGGCGAGAGTGCTATTTTCGGGACCAGAAGAATGGTTTGTCGATGAGTGGAGAAATGACTTTATCCCGATGGATGAAGCAGTAAAGACTGCTGACGTCATGATGATGCTTCGTATCCAGCACGAAAGACATAGTAAAAGTATGCTATTGCCAAAAGAGGAATATCATCAGAAGTTTGGATTAACGTTAGAACGTGAGAAAAAAATGAAGCCTCATAGTATCATAATGCATCCTGCACCTGTTAACAGAGGTGTTGAATTGGCGGACGAGCTTGTAGAATGTCCGCGCTCAAGAATTTTTAAGCAAGTACAAAATGGTGTGTATATTCGAATGGCTGTTCTTAAATGGGCATTAAACACAAATCAGGAGGCGGTTGCAAATGGGTTATTTACTAAAAAATGGTAG
- a CDS encoding solute carrier family 23 protein — protein sequence MENNNKAILDVHEKPKTAQWFTLSLQHLFAMFGATVLVPFLVGLHPGVALVSSGLATLAYLLVTKGQIPAYLGSSFAFITPIITVKALGGLEAAMIGSFLAGLVYGVVALLIKSFGLKWLMRLLPPVVVGPVIIVIGLGLANVAVGMAMNNPVTKEYSLTHFTVALFTLAVTIICSIFFRGILGIIPILIGIISGFTFAYFRGIVDFSKVAEANWVQAPDFLVPFVNYTPHFSWSIAAIMMPVAVVTISEHIGHQLVLSKVVGRNFIEKPGLHRSILGDGLGVMIGSLIGGPPVTTYGENIGVLAITRVYSVFVIGGAAVTAILFGFSGKVTALISTIPTAVMGGVSILLFGIIASSGLRMLVDNKIDFGNKRNLIISSVILVTGIGGAALKFNANFEIAGMALATIIGIFLNLILPGKEKDEDLMNNMFKAETNDNGTAA from the coding sequence ATGGAAAATAACAATAAAGCAATTTTAGATGTACATGAAAAACCGAAAACAGCTCAATGGTTCACTTTATCACTTCAGCACTTGTTTGCCATGTTTGGTGCAACTGTACTGGTACCATTCTTAGTTGGACTTCATCCTGGTGTTGCACTTGTTTCAAGCGGTCTTGCTACACTTGCTTACTTACTTGTAACGAAAGGACAGATTCCTGCCTATCTTGGATCTAGTTTTGCTTTTATTACACCCATTATTACTGTAAAGGCATTAGGCGGCCTTGAAGCTGCTATGATCGGAAGTTTTCTGGCAGGTCTTGTATACGGAGTAGTTGCGCTCTTAATTAAATCATTCGGTCTTAAATGGCTAATGCGACTTCTTCCACCAGTAGTAGTAGGTCCAGTAATTATCGTAATCGGTTTGGGACTTGCAAATGTCGCTGTGGGAATGGCAATGAATAATCCAGTAACGAAAGAGTACAGTTTAACTCATTTCACGGTTGCGCTATTCACACTTGCTGTAACAATTATATGCTCGATATTTTTTAGAGGAATACTTGGAATCATCCCAATCTTAATCGGAATAATTTCCGGATTTACATTTGCTTACTTCAGAGGAATTGTGGATTTTTCGAAAGTAGCTGAAGCAAACTGGGTTCAAGCACCAGACTTTTTAGTACCATTTGTAAACTATACCCCTCACTTTTCGTGGAGTATAGCAGCCATCATGATGCCTGTTGCAGTAGTAACCATCTCAGAACATATTGGGCATCAGCTTGTTTTATCAAAAGTAGTTGGAAGAAACTTTATCGAAAAGCCTGGTCTTCATCGTTCTATATTAGGTGACGGATTAGGTGTTATGATCGGATCATTGATCGGTGGTCCTCCAGTGACAACATATGGTGAAAATATTGGTGTACTTGCAATTACACGCGTTTATTCCGTGTTCGTAATCGGAGGAGCTGCAGTGACAGCTATCCTGTTCGGATTCTCTGGAAAAGTTACTGCTCTGATCAGCACAATACCGACAGCTGTAATGGGCGGTGTCTCTATCCTTCTGTTCGGAATCATCGCTTCATCAGGCTTGAGAATGCTAGTCGATAATAAGATCGACTTTGGAAATAAGAGAAACTTAATTATTTCATCTGTCATCCTAGTTACGGGAATTGGCGGAGCTGCACTTAAGTTTAATGCAAATTTTGAAATAGCGGGAATGGCGCTAGCTACAATAATCGGGATTTTCTTAAACCTCATATTGCCTGGCAAAGAAAAAGATGAAGATTTGATGAATAACATGTTTAAGGCCGAGACTAATGACAACGGTACAGCTGCATAA
- the pyrR gene encoding bifunctional pyr operon transcriptional regulator/uracil phosphoribosyltransferase PyrR: MSKTVIMDEQAIRRALTRIAHEIIERNKGVNDIVLTGIKTRGEFLAKRLAERIEQIEGNSVSVGVIDITLYRDDLKIKTENQEPQLKGTDIPVQVTDKKIILVDDVLFTGRTVRAAMDAIMDLGRAANIQLAVLIDRGHRELPIRADYVGKNVPTSSKEIISAALAEVDGLDEVAISTNE, from the coding sequence ATGTCTAAAACAGTTATTATGGATGAGCAGGCTATAAGAAGAGCTTTAACCCGTATCGCTCATGAAATCATTGAGCGGAATAAAGGGGTTAATGATATTGTATTAACAGGCATAAAAACCCGGGGTGAATTTTTAGCTAAAAGACTGGCTGAAAGAATTGAGCAGATCGAAGGCAATTCTGTATCTGTTGGAGTGATTGACATTACGCTGTACCGGGATGACTTGAAAATTAAAACAGAAAATCAGGAACCTCAATTAAAAGGGACGGACATTCCCGTGCAGGTTACAGATAAAAAAATAATTTTAGTAGATGATGTACTCTTTACTGGAAGAACAGTTAGAGCTGCCATGGATGCAATAATGGACCTTGGCCGCGCTGCTAATATACAACTTGCAGTTTTAATCGACAGAGGACACAGAGAACTGCCGATTAGAGCAGATTATGTTGGCAAAAATGTTCCGACTTCCAGCAAAGAAATTATTTCCGCTGCATTAGCGGAGGTTGATGGACTTGACGAAGTAGCCATCTCAACAAATGAATAA
- a CDS encoding RluA family pseudouridine synthase, translating into MNKFEYTVTTEQEGNRIDKVLSDVQDEWSRSQIQNWIKEKQVIVNSKPIKSNYKCQNGDFVEIDIPEPQELDVVPEEMELDIVYEDSDVLVVNKPRGMVVHPAPGHHSGTLVNGLMAHCKDLSGINGVLRPGIVHRIDKDTSGLLMVAKNDIAHESLVDQLKDKTTTRKYKAIVHGVMPHDHGTIDAPIGRDKSDRQKMTVTDDNSRNAVTHFNVIKRFKDFTFVECQLETGRTHQIRVHMKYIGFPLAGDPKYGPSKTLPIEGQALHAQTLGFDHPRKGEYMEFEREIPQDMVELLDLLEKRS; encoded by the coding sequence ATGAACAAATTTGAATATACGGTAACTACTGAACAGGAAGGGAACCGTATTGATAAAGTTTTATCAGACGTCCAGGATGAATGGTCACGATCACAAATTCAAAACTGGATTAAAGAAAAACAAGTAATTGTAAATAGTAAACCGATCAAGTCTAATTATAAATGTCAAAACGGAGATTTTGTTGAAATTGACATTCCTGAACCTCAAGAATTGGATGTTGTGCCAGAAGAAATGGAACTGGATATTGTATATGAAGACAGCGATGTCCTTGTTGTAAACAAGCCTAGAGGTATGGTCGTACATCCTGCACCTGGACATCACAGTGGTACACTTGTTAATGGTCTTATGGCTCATTGCAAAGATTTATCTGGTATTAATGGTGTATTGCGTCCGGGCATTGTGCATCGTATCGATAAAGACACTTCAGGACTGCTGATGGTCGCTAAAAATGACATTGCCCATGAATCTCTTGTGGATCAGTTAAAAGATAAAACAACAACAAGAAAATATAAAGCGATTGTTCACGGAGTAATGCCGCACGACCATGGAACAATCGATGCTCCAATTGGCCGTGATAAAAGTGACCGTCAAAAAATGACAGTAACGGATGATAACAGCAGAAATGCCGTTACACATTTCAATGTGATTAAACGCTTTAAAGATTTTACATTTGTTGAATGTCAGCTCGAGACAGGCAGAACGCACCAAATTCGTGTTCATATGAAATATATCGGTTTCCCTCTAGCTGGTGATCCAAAATACGGACCTTCTAAAACGCTTCCTATTGAAGGACAAGCCCTGCATGCACAAACGTTAGGCTTTGATCATCCGCGTAAGGGCGAATATATGGAATTTGAAAGAGAGATTCCACAAGATATGGTAGAACTTCTGGATTTATTAGAGAAAAGAAGTTGA